ATGGAAAATAGGCTTCACCTTTTGTCTATAGAACACGGACTAGGCCTTTTTGTTGAGTATTTTAGCCCATAGTTATTTAAACTAGATTGGAGTGGTCAATTCGACAAAAAACTGATAAATCAAATCctaaattagtttaatttgatattctgaccattaaaaaaaaaaaatacagtcAAAATTGGATTGAACCGGTCAAAACTGGTGTAAACCAAAATTGttgaaattaacaaaaaaaattcctCCTTAAAATCAAACTTGGATCTTTTTACATGTGCAATAAATAGCCatgctattttttattacatttggtcttttttaaaaaaatatatatatatatatatataacaatacaaattaaattatcatttttaaaattatatttatttattataatttaaacaGTGTAACTAATAATTTAGTCGGTTGGATCAGTGGTTTGATTTTGACAACTATAATTTAACTAATAAACCTAACATtcatagtaaaataaattatatctcACGATACACATGATTGGATTATAAGAGATATGATCCAAATTATAGAGATTAGGCCCAATTTCACAAAAATTGAAGAATCAAACTTACTAAAATTGTGATGAGATTCTGAAACTGGCAAAATATGTAAGTTTCATAAATTACGTCTGAGACAATGAGTAAAGAACTTTAAGTAGAGTGTGTAAGAGTGCTATGAGAGTGTGTGTGAGctgtatgaaaaaaaaaaaaaagaaaagaaaagaaaaaaaggtttACCAAGACTGAGAAGAAAACAACCCAATATGTGCTAAAGGTAATACCATAACAAGGAAAAGAATAGTTGTTGCACAAACATGGAGAGAAAGGAACTGAAATCACAATATTCTAGTACCAGTCATgaggataaaaataaaagacaaagGGTGAATCATGGTGGAATAGTACACCCATCCAAATCCTATATAAAGCAGAAAGGACAAGCACAAAAACAACATTGCAACTACCAAACAAGTAGAAAATCACACCCCTTCCACATCATTCATATTGAAATACACTACCTATATATGCTGCAATTTCAGAAAAGGAAAGGTAGAAAAAATAGCTACGAAAATTGGTTTATGAGTGGCTtactcttctctcttttctcctCTAAATGCATTTCTTTTTGAAACACTATAAAAGTCTTATTTCTGGTTTTTCTATAGTTcagtttcaatttttttaagtcTGAAAAGAATAATTAGTCATCTAATAATAATGTTGTTTAGTTATGTTGCTCACAATTTAATTGACGGTAGAGTGAAAAAGATAATGATTTCTTTAAAAGTAGATATATGATTACTGGATAGCTGACACACAAATTCCACGAAAAAGAATGTAATCAAAATTCTAAATAACCCAACACACATGTTTCTCCAACAGCGCAACAAGGGTAGTTGCTTCATCATCTGTCATAAATTCAAGAACAACATcttcacaagaaaaaaaaaatgaaaaatgaataaGAAGTATCAACAGAAAAGTAGAAACGCAAGAACAAAGCAAGTGCAGTCTTCACGCAATGAAAAATGAATAATGTCTCAGTAATAAGCATTAATCTTTCGGCAGTTGGTTCTGATCTCTCCCCTGGAGCCAGTTAGAGGAGAAATATTTCCCATCTTGATCATGGACTTGGCGAATTGTTCAAAGAAAATATCGTTGTTTTCGGCATACTTCTTAACCAACTCTGCAGACTCTTGGTTCTTTGTCAAGAGGACTTGGTCAGAGTTTAAAAGGCCCTTGTATGCAAGCAAGTTCTTAAAGTAGCTGTTGTCAAATTTGATTGGACTGACATAGTCTAGAAAGAACAGGTTCTGATCACCACCGGAACTTGGACACCGATCTCGCAATTCCGATGCGTAGTTTTGGTCGAGAGTGAAGTCAGCAACGCCATTGCCTGTTTGGTTGTAGAGCCTTTGCCTGAAGCTGGTGCACCGAGAGTTCCCAATTGTGTGACTTCCTGTAACAATCacacatatattaattatgtttGTATCATAGTTGCATGGTATATGTTGAATTTTTGGGAGAAAAAAAGCAGAATAAGAAGATAATATTATATGAAGTTGTGTTTTATATGATACAAAAGTCATGTtatttataaagatattttcaATTAATCTCATAAATATTTATCCACTAACTACTAGCTATTACTGACTTAATTCCCAACTACTAACAactctaataatattttaatagtaTACAATATGTTacatgtaaaatattttatgtgaaaaatatggtgaaaactcaggtgcagttaATTTCACGTGAAGGTGATAGTTGAGAgtcgttaaataatttgactgatttgactaaatttttatcttacgATTCTCAACTATtaatttcacgtgaagttgactACACCTGAGTAGATGAATTAGTACGCGATACGGACGAATTGATACACACTACAGTACCTAACTGGCAAATTCATGTAACTATGGTTTGTATTAGATATTAGAACAAATTCATGTGTCACTATGCAGTTAAACTTTTGAAATACAGAGCATATGTTGATACTTGATACAGATAGCCTAACAATTTCAATTATCAATGGGTTAACATAATAcacaaaagaattagataagTTGAAGGAGTGTACCAGAGAGAGCAACAAGATCAACAATGTCAAGCCCCTGAAGCTTGAATTTGGTTAGGATGGTCTGGAATGTGTTGTTTGGGGCAGGAATGTTGTTGTTGGAGCCACTTAAGCTTGCACCCAAAGAGTCCCTTCTCCCCAAAGGTACTTCCCAACTTGGTCCACCACTCTGTGTAAAAAAATGAGCAGCAATAATTAATGATTTTCTTGAACCACTCTTATTAAAATAacaatcatatatatatatatacacaaaattaattacaaaatcaaTAATTCGTACATATAACATTATTGAATTACAAATAtaccaaaatttcaaaattgatgaataaaaaaaatgaaatacatttttttataattattatgtaCATACTAAAAATGAGTTCATATATTGtttataatttaacaaaaataacttttaCTTTTAAGGTTTAACGTTTACCACAagacttaatttttttttttcaaaatgtaaATGGTTTCTATTTTTTTCCTAATGTTTCATAATTAATTCAATCataatttaaaagaatatattaagaaaaatcctgatgaataaatttaaaaatattagaactaaaaaatgtatttttttaaaacacaGAACGCTCAAGTAAGTTATGAAAAAATTAAGGTAAAGACTAAAGACCCGCATAAATTTATTTCATGTGAAATTGCTAATTGAGAAccgttaaataatttaacatctttgactaaattattatttaattattcataACTAACAGCTTCATATAAAATCAACTGCATATGGTTTTCaccaaaaattaattattgataaataaaaattaatggAGATATTAATTGATAACAAGGCTGAaatgattggaaatagtatatAAATGTGAGTGTAGAAACTAGAAAGCAAAAGGAAGTGTTACAAACTTACAATAACAGTTGAGTCCCTAGCAGCAATAGCCAAAATGTCAGCACAAGACACTGTTTGAGGGCATTCTTTCTCCAATGCGGATTTAATCTCATCAATCACTTCAAATCCTCGAGCTGAGTTACGGTTAGGATTCGATCCCTTCTCGCTCACCGTGGATCCGCTGCTGTCTAACAATATTGAAGCATCACATCCCTGCATATGCAATGTTGTAACCATCAATCACGCAtttgaggaagaatagtttaaaaaatatgatGGAGAATGTTTGGTATCAGCAACTTTTTAAAAAGTTGGTCAGcatttaatcataaaaaaaattaaatgatcttacaccattaaaaatactattaatgATCAATTAATAGTTATAAAACACAAAAGTTGTTGTCTCATAGCACTTCTCTATATGATATAGTATTAATAATATGTTTCAAACAGAAATAAAGAAGACAGAAGTCAAATGCTATCTATAAAATTAGATGACCAATTTGGATTAGTTGAGTGGTTAATTCACTAGTCTGATTAGTCATTGACTAATAACAAACTCTCTTTATGAATTAGTCTTTACTCTACTAGGCTGAGAATATCGCgcgaaacaaaaataaaaaaattataaaactaGATGAGAGACCTTGACAAAACAGTCATGGAAGTGAAGCCGGAGAAGCGAAGCGGCGATTCGAGGTTCCTTCTGGAATGCTCTGGCAAGAATGGACTTGGCTATCTCTTGAGCTGCGGGGCACGAAAAGTCGTAGAATTGCGGGTACAGGAACCCCCCTAGTTTCTTGGTGCAGAGGCAGCAGGGAGCAAAGGCTAGTAAagaaagaagcaaaagaaagcTCAGAGAGTTGGCCATGAAGGGGAATAAAATGAGAGAGTATGTAGCAGTTGAAGGAGAAGGTTTGAGACTTGATCTGATTGCGTTAGCATTGTGATGGGGAATCGGTATTTATAGTGATTGAAAATTATGAGGAGGGAAAAAGAAtcgagagaagttggagttggTAGCAAACTGATTTTTCAAATGCATACAAATTTAGAGGGAGAGAAGAATAAAATGGAGTGCGTAGctttttcctttaaaaatgTTTTAACTATTATCACAAGGATAATACACTCATTAATTTATGTTTAAGTCATTAAGTGGGGCCATCATCCTGCCATGCTAACTCATATATGAATCTGGTAGATAGATACTCAATAAACTAACAAATTCAGTACATATACTAGTAGACATGTATACGTATACgtatatgtatatttatatgATACCAGTGTAGTATATATTGATCTacaaatcaattttataataaatcctaattgattttttttctttcttttttttcttctacaTCTTCTTCgtgtttttctccttttttttttttgacttcTTCTGCTCTGCCCCCTTCCTCTTTTCTAATTTTTCTGcatttactcattcttcttattcAGGGTctcttcttttaattattatatattcatCTTTAtaaatttaagtattttttattattaaactttttatgtttttcgttattttttaatttcaaggataaaatTTCTTATAACAAacattaagaaaaaaatacagaaatgtattttgtttataattttttttcctctttgaTGATAAACAGAGAAAACTCTttataataaatactaaaattttggaagaaaatacgtaattttttatttttgtgtttatttAACTATTTAAGGACATGTATCAAATTGAATTCCtctattttttaagaaatttttgtctttttgtagcaaaagtttttgtattttctagttaggaatttctatattttttattttgtctcataACTATTTCATATTCAGCTTcacaataaatttatatattttttgttattaaaatttttatactttttattttttaattgtacgaaaaaaatttattgaaaatttttttaaaaaataaaaaattaatgaaaaaggGACAAAAATTCATATATGAGAgcacaaatataaaaaataattcaatccctaaaatatatttttaattcttttttgcCATTCACATTAACAAAATcaccaaaaaaattttgtttgggGTAAAATTTATGAAatcacaaattttaaaaaataaaaagatcttatttttctatgcagATTTACAAATATCACATCAAAATTTTTatctctataattttttttttaaatataccTTTCAATATTCAGATACATACGAATAAGTTTAAAATGTATAAAATGTAATAagttttcttttaaaaaatgagaccaataataaattaaataaaaattaaattactctgttaatttatataattttttatcaaatttataactaaattttgtttatgtaaaaaatattagaattaatataatattattttttaaattaaagttttaAACCTAAATAGAAGGTTTTAAACTATCGagatttaattataataaaattacaa
Above is a genomic segment from Arachis stenosperma cultivar V10309 chromosome 1, arast.V10309.gnm1.PFL2, whole genome shotgun sequence containing:
- the LOC130982309 gene encoding peroxidase 72, with protein sequence MANSLSFLLLLSLLAFAPCCLCTKKLGGFLYPQFYDFSCPAAQEIAKSILARAFQKEPRIAASLLRLHFHDCFVKGCDASILLDSSGSTVSEKGSNPNRNSARGFEVIDEIKSALEKECPQTVSCADILAIAARDSTVISGGPSWEVPLGRRDSLGASLSGSNNNIPAPNNTFQTILTKFKLQGLDIVDLVALSGSHTIGNSRCTSFRQRLYNQTGNGVADFTLDQNYASELRDRCPSSGGDQNLFFLDYVSPIKFDNSYFKNLLAYKGLLNSDQVLLTKNQESAELVKKYAENNDIFFEQFAKSMIKMGNISPLTGSRGEIRTNCRKINAYY